One window from the genome of Variovorax sp. PAMC26660 encodes:
- a CDS encoding Bug family tripartite tricarboxylate transporter substrate binding protein yields the protein MKKNKLATFLLASLFASGACAQAWPSKPVRVIVPAPAGSSLDVIARTLADRLRVMWKQPVVIETKAGAGGLIGMEAVARAPHDGYTLGIGFNGPIAFGPYMYARMPYVPARDLVPIVLTTSQPNVLAVQANNPANTLPEFVAWAKKQGHQFSYASVGAGSSSHLTMELLRSVAGIEAVHVPYSGSPPAGLSVAAGDTQALFTVAPALLPLIQGQRVKLIAVTSATRSELMKDLPTVAESGYPGFESLAWNGFFTAAGTPPEVVRRINADVNTVLQEPAVRELLANQGLVPGGGSPEEFKTFIDSEGRKWGAIIAKVGIRLDR from the coding sequence CGCGCAGGCATGGCCCTCGAAACCCGTGCGCGTGATCGTGCCCGCGCCGGCCGGCAGCTCGCTCGACGTGATCGCGCGCACGCTGGCCGACCGGCTGCGCGTGATGTGGAAGCAGCCCGTGGTGATCGAGACCAAGGCCGGCGCCGGCGGCCTGATCGGCATGGAGGCAGTGGCCAGGGCGCCGCACGACGGCTACACGCTGGGCATCGGCTTCAATGGGCCGATTGCCTTCGGCCCGTACATGTATGCGCGCATGCCCTATGTGCCGGCGCGCGACCTTGTGCCGATCGTGCTCACGACCTCGCAGCCCAACGTGCTGGCGGTGCAAGCCAACAATCCGGCGAACACGTTGCCCGAGTTCGTGGCCTGGGCGAAGAAGCAGGGCCACCAGTTCAGCTATGCGTCGGTGGGGGCAGGCAGTTCGTCGCACCTCACGATGGAGCTGCTTCGCAGCGTGGCGGGCATCGAAGCGGTGCACGTTCCCTATTCGGGCTCGCCGCCCGCGGGGCTGTCGGTGGCGGCGGGTGATACGCAGGCGCTGTTCACGGTCGCGCCCGCGCTGCTGCCGTTGATCCAGGGCCAGCGCGTGAAGCTGATCGCGGTCACCAGCGCCACGCGCTCCGAGCTGATGAAAGACCTGCCCACCGTGGCCGAGTCGGGTTACCCCGGCTTCGAGTCGCTGGCATGGAACGGCTTCTTCACCGCCGCCGGCACGCCGCCCGAGGTGGTGCGCCGCATCAACGCCGACGTGAACACGGTGCTGCAGGAGCCGGCCGTGCGCGAGCTGCTGGCCAACCAGGGGCTGGTGCCGGGCGGTGGCTCGCCCGAAGAGTTCAAGACCTTCATCGACAGCGAAGGCCGCAAGTGGGGCGCGATCATCGCCAAGGTCGGCATACGGCTCGACCGGTGA